The Streptomyces pratensis genomic interval AGCCGGGTGCGCAGGAGGCAGAATTCGTTGCCTTCCGGATCGGACAGAACGTGCCAGTCCTCGGTACCGCTCTGCCCGACGTCGACCGGCCTGGCGCCGAGAGCGAGCAGCCGCTCCAGCTCTGCTTCCTGGTCGCGGTCGGTGGCGTTGACGTCGATGTGCAGCCGGAGCTTCCCTGTCCTCGGGTGGCTGCTGGGACTGAGCACGAGGGTCGGCAGCGATCCGCCGAAGCCGATGTCGGGCGGCCCGATCTCGATGCTTCCGTCGTCCTCACGGCCGAGTTCGGCATAGCCGAGGACCTGACTCCAGAATGCGGCGAGCCGGTCGGGATCGGCGCAGTCGATGACCAACTCACTGATGCGGCATGCCATGCCCGGCAGTGTACGCAGCAGACGACGACGTTCCGGAGCCGTGCCGCAGGCGGCCACGTCGTGCCGGCCGGGTCCGGGATCGGCCTAGCCCTGCGGGAGGTCCTTGACGAACACGATCCCGTCGCAGTCGTCGAGGTGGGCCGGGTCGAACGCCGAGTAGCCGAACCAGGGGGACACACGGTGCGCGGGCCGTGTGCCGCCCAGCACGGTGGCCAGCCGTCGGGTGTCGATGACGCGGTGGCCGTCCGGGAGTGTGTACAGGAGTCCTTCGACGGTGTCCGGCGGCGGGGTGTCCACCCCCCGGTGCCGGATCGTGCCGACGGCCGTGGCCAGGAAGGCGTACTCCCTGCCGAGCCGGGCGCTCACCAGCGCACCGGCGCTCCACCACTCCAACAGCGTCCCGCCCATCCTGGTCGTGCTCTTCTCCCGCTGGAGATGGGAGTTGTGCGCGTGGACGAACGCCGGGCCCCGAGCGGCGAGAGCGAGGAGATTGTGCGCCATCATCTGATCGCGCAGACCGACCAGCCGGGTCATGCGGGCCGGTGAGGCGTCGGCCATCCAGTGGTGGTACCGCAGCAGGCCGATCGCGGTGCGCCCGTACAGACGGGCCCGGTCCCACTCCTCCGGCGAGGACGCCGTGACCAGGTGTGGCGTCTGCGCGTCGAGCAGCGCCACCAAGTCGTCGGCGAGCAGCCGCAGCCGGGCGGCCTCGGCCGACTGCCCGACGGACCGGGCGGGGTCCGTCATCGCGGCCGGATCGGTCCACCGGTCGTCGGTGCCGAGCAGCCGGTCGAGCGTTTCCGCGGCGCAGGGGAGCAGGTCCGTTTCCACCCGGGCCGAGAGGTAGCCGTGGAGTGCGGTGAGGGCCTGTCGGGGGCTCGCGGCGGCGGTGATCTCCAGCGGGCCGTCGAAGCCGGCGAAGCGGAGCCGCTCCGAGGCGGGCCGGCCGTCGTTGTACGCGCGCATCCAGCCCACGAGCTCACGGTTGGCAGCTGACGTGCCCCAACCGTGGCTGAAACCCTGCTCCATCGCCTCGTCGAGGGAGCCCGTGCCCGAGGTGACGTAGTCGTCCACGACCAGGCCCATCATGCAGTCGCTCTCGATCGCGATCGTCCGGTAGCCCTCCTGCTCGACGAGCCGGCGGAAGAGGTCGTTGCGCAGGTCGAGCAGAGTGTCCTCGCCGTGGGTGGGCTCCCCCAGGCCGAGCAGCCGGGGCCGGGCCGGCAGCAGCCTCATGACGGCGGCAGCCTCGAATGCGTGGGCGATGTCCTTGATGCCGGTAACCATGCATTCAACGGTATCGCTGAACCCTCGGTTGAGACTTTCCCGCTATATCCTCGCCCTCATGGGACGAAACCTTCAAAGCGGTGATCGGCTCAGGCCGGTTGACCTGGCGCGTGGGCACGGTCTGTCCACGCAGGCGATCAGGAACTACGAGGAGGCCGGCATCCTTCCGGCCTCCGGCCGCACGCCCCACGGCTACCGCACCTACACCTCGCTGCACGCGGGAGCCCTGCGCGCGTTCCTCGCCCTCCTTCCCGGTCACGGACACCGGACGGCCACGGCGGTCATGCGAGCCGTGAACCAGGGATCGGCCGATGGCGCGTTCCGGCTCATCGACGAGAGCCACGCCCAGCTACTCGACGACCGGCGGACCCTCCAGGCCGTGGAGAACGCGCTGCGCGACCTGGAGCCCACCGCGGCGTCCGGAACCGATGCGGGATCCGGGCCGGCCACGGCGTCCGGAACCGGTGCGGGGACCGGGCCGGCCACGGCGTCCACGCCCGGCGGTACGTTCATCGGGCCGCTGGCAGGCAAGCTCGGGATCCGGCCCGCGACGCTGCGCAAATGGGAGCGCGCCGGGCTGATGCGTCCGCGACGCGACCCACGGACCGGATACCGCGTCTACGACGAAGCCGACGTACGGGACGCCCGGCTGGCCCACCAGCTACGGCGGGGCGGCTACCTGCTGGAACAGATCGCCCCGCTGATCGCCCAGGTGCGGGCGGCAGGTGGGCTGGAGCCGATGGAGGCCGCTCTGTGCGACTGGCGCAGCCGGCTGTCCGTACGCGGGCGGGCGATGCTGACCGGGGCGGCGGAGCTGGATGCGTACCTCCGCGAGCTCAGCCGTACCGCTCAGGGGCAACAACCCGCCCGGCCGCTCGGGGAACCGGGCGGCGGACCTGCCGAGCACGGTCTCCCGGGCCCGGCCACCGAAGCTTCCTCCACCGCTTAGGCCCAGTTCAGAGCCGTCCGGAGCACCGCCGGAGTTCAACGTCGGCCATCACCTCTACGCCCGTCGGGCCTTGGGCGAGCGAGTTTTTCAACAGCTGTGACGCCTCGCCACCCATGGCCGGGGACCCTGCCGAAGGCAACGTCCTCGGCGGTACGAGCAATCTGCCGTCCGCCCCGGCCACAGCTGTGACACGTCGTCAACGGCCGTACGTGGTGCGGCAGAGAGCGATGATCTCGGCAGAAGCGACGCCCTGGCCCGTCGCACAGATGGTGCGCATGTCATACGTCGGGCGAGGCTGGGCACGGCGCGGCGGTTCGGGCCGGGCGGGGGCCGCCCGGCGCGGTGGGTTCCGGACGCCCTGACGGGCAGGTGGTCCGACCGCTCCCGCACGCCGGGCCGGCGCTTGCGCCCCCTCCTCCTTCTGCTTCCGCTTCTTCCCGCTCCTGCGCGCCGGCCGCTCCTCGGCCTTGCCCAGGGCGTCATGGA includes:
- a CDS encoding VOC family protein gives rise to the protein MACRISELVIDCADPDRLAAFWSQVLGYAELGREDDGSIEIGPPDIGFGGSLPTLVLSPSSHPRTGKLRLHIDVNATDRDQEAELERLLALGARPVDVGQSGTEDWHVLSDPEGNEFCLLRTRLQPL
- a CDS encoding erythromycin esterase family protein; translation: MVTGIKDIAHAFEAAAVMRLLPARPRLLGLGEPTHGEDTLLDLRNDLFRRLVEQEGYRTIAIESDCMMGLVVDDYVTSGTGSLDEAMEQGFSHGWGTSAANRELVGWMRAYNDGRPASERLRFAGFDGPLEITAAASPRQALTALHGYLSARVETDLLPCAAETLDRLLGTDDRWTDPAAMTDPARSVGQSAEAARLRLLADDLVALLDAQTPHLVTASSPEEWDRARLYGRTAIGLLRYHHWMADASPARMTRLVGLRDQMMAHNLLALAARGPAFVHAHNSHLQREKSTTRMGGTLLEWWSAGALVSARLGREYAFLATAVGTIRHRGVDTPPPDTVEGLLYTLPDGHRVIDTRRLATVLGGTRPAHRVSPWFGYSAFDPAHLDDCDGIVFVKDLPQG
- a CDS encoding TioE family transcriptional regulator — its product is MGRNLQSGDRLRPVDLARGHGLSTQAIRNYEEAGILPASGRTPHGYRTYTSLHAGALRAFLALLPGHGHRTATAVMRAVNQGSADGAFRLIDESHAQLLDDRRTLQAVENALRDLEPTAASGTDAGSGPATASGTGAGTGPATASTPGGTFIGPLAGKLGIRPATLRKWERAGLMRPRRDPRTGYRVYDEADVRDARLAHQLRRGGYLLEQIAPLIAQVRAAGGLEPMEAALCDWRSRLSVRGRAMLTGAAELDAYLRELSRTAQGQQPARPLGEPGGGPAEHGLPGPATEASSTA